GATTTCATCCCTGATTTTAAGGCAGAAAAATTTGATGCGGATGAGTGGGCTACATTATTTAAAAATGCAGGGGCTCGTTATGTAGTGCCAGTTGCAGAGCATCATGACGGGTATGCTATGTACGCCTCCAACCACACCCGCTGGAACGTTAAAGATACAGGACCAAAGAAAGATGTAATGCGCATGTTGTCCGAAGCTGTAAAGAAAAACGATATGAAATTTGGGGTGTCTTCCCATTTTGCGCGCCACCGCGTATATTACCGTAAGGATGACCCTACTTGGGATACCAACGACCCTAGGTTTTATGACCTCTATGGTGAACCAATAGGTAATGACACCTTACCCACCAAAAAATTCCTAAATCTTTGGTGGAACCGTACTACGGATATCATTGACAACTATGAACCCGATTTATTATGGTTCGATTTTGGGTTGGACAAACCTGGATTTGAAGTCGTGCACAAAGAAATACTCGCTTATTATTACAACAAAGGTGAAGAATGGAACAAGGGTGTTGTTTTTCAAGATAAAAACATGAGAAATAAATCTTTTCCGGAAGACCTGATTGTATTGGATATTGAGCGTGGGCGCATGGATGGTATTTACAAATATCCTTGGCAAACGGATACATCTATCGGTAAGATTTCGTGGGGTTATGTCTCCAATGAAGAATACAAAACCTCTAACTACCTTCTAGACGAATTGATAGATATAGTAAGTAAAAACGGCTGTTTGTTACTGAATATCGGCCCTAAAGCCAATGGAACCATACCTGCCGAAGCTAAGAAAATATTGAATGAAATGGGTAATTGGCTAAGCCTGAACGGAGAAGCCATTTATGACACCAGACCTTGGACCATCTTTGGAGAAGGCCCTACCAAAGTAGAAACAGGACATCATTCCGAAAAAAACAATAAAGAATCCGGACCTGAAGACTTTAGGTTTACCACCAAAGACGGAATTCTCTATGCAACGGCTCTGGGTTGGCCTAAAGACGGGAAATTCAATATTAAATCGCTTGCAAAAAATAATCCGAACACATCAAAAAAAATAGCATCTGTAGAATTCATAAGCGGTAAAAACAGTATGAAGTGGAAACAAACTGGCAAAGGACTTTCTATTACCGTTACTGGTATAAAACCTTGCGAGGCCGCTTATGTCTTTCGGATAAAACTGAATTAAAAACAATCCAAACCTATTTTCAAAATATAGAAGATGAGCAAATTTTATTTTAACGAAGAGCAAAGTTCCTATGACGCAATTGTTGTAGGCACAGGAGTCAGCGGAGGCTGGGCTGCCAAAGAACTGTGTGAGAATGGGTTAAAGACCCTTATGCTGGAAAGAGGCAGAATGGTAGAGCACATTAAGGACTATACTACTGCCCATATGGATGATTGGGACTTTAAACATGGTATGGAGCTTTCTATTGAAGAAAAAGCAAAAAGACCCAAACAAAGTAGGACGAATAAAGGAAAAAGTGCAGATTCATACAAGTGGTTCGTAAATGACTTGGACCACCCTTACAATGAGACCAAACCTTTTAATTGGATGCGCGGTTATCATGTTGGTGGCCGTTCCATAACCTGGGGTAGACACAGTTACCGTTGGAGTGAAATTGATTTTGAAGCAAACAAGAATGATGGTCATGGTGTTGATTGGCCTATTCGCTATAAAGATATTGCTCCGTGGTATGATAAAGTAGAAACCTATATTGGAGTTTCTGGTGAAAAAATGGGGCTTAGACAATTGCCTGATGGGCAGTTTCTCCCAATGATGGAATTGAATTGTGTAGAGCAAAAGTTTAGGGATAAAGTTTACGAAAATTTAGATGGACGAGTAGTTACTTCAGGTCGTATAGCCCACATAACAGGTGACAAAGAATTTGAAGGGCGCACCAAATGTCAGTTTAGGAACCGTTGTTCAAGAGGGTGTCCGTTTGGAGGATATTTCAGTAGTAACTCATCTACGTTACCAGCTGCGGAACGAACAGGAAATCTAACCCTAAGGCCTGATTCTATCGTAACCGAAGTAATTTACGACCCCGACACTAAAAAAGCTGCAGGGGTAAAAGTCATAGACCGCTTAACTAAGGAAGAATTTGTATTTAAGGCAAAGGTTATTTTCTTATGTGCATCGGCCATTGCATCGGCTTCTATTCTTATGCAATCAAAATCTGACCGTTTTCCTAATGGGATGGGTAATGATTCTGACCAATTGGGTCGTAACATCATGGACCATCATTTAGGAGCTGGGGCTAATGGAAAATTTGACGGTTTTGATGATAAGTATTACAAGGGAAGAAGGCCTGGCGGTGTGTATATTCCTCGTTTTAAGAATATAGATGCTAAATCTAAGAGCAAGGATTACCTACGTGGTTTTGGATACCAAGGAGGTGCAAGCCGTAAAAACTGGAAAGATTCCGTTGCAGAACTTACGATGGGTGCAGAGCTTAAAGAAGCCATTTTAAAGCCTGGAGGTTGGACCATGGGCGTAGGTGGTTTTGGTGAAATTCTACCTTACCAAGACAATCGTATGACCTTAGACTATGACAATTTAGATGGTTGGGGCCTACCAACGGTAACCTTTGATGCTGAAATACGCGACAACGAATTTAAAATGCGCGAAGACATAGTAGTTCAAGCGGCAGAAATGCTCAAAAAAGCAGGAGCGAGAGACATAAATACCCATAACAGCTCCTATAATATTGGCCACGGTATTCACGAAATGGGAACCGCACGTATGGGTAGAGACCCAAAAACATCAGTGCTTAATGGTCATAACCAAGTGCACGAAGTACCAAATGTATACGTTACTGATGGTGCCTTTATGGCATCATCAAGCTGTGTCAACCCTTCATTGACTTACATGGCTTTTTCTGCAAGAGCAGCCAATCACGCCGCACAAGAACTTAAAAAAGGAAATATATAATGGACAGGAGAAAAGCATTAATGCAGATAGGAATGTCTATGGGCTACGTAGTAGCCGTACCAACATTCATGAGTGTTTTACAAAGTTGTAACGATAGTAAAACCACCACTTGGACACCCCAATTTTTAACTCCGGATGAAGGCGTTGTACTAATTGGCCTAATCGACAGTATTCTTCCAAAAACGGATACCCTTTCAGCATCGGAAGTTAACGTTCATATTTTTTTGGACAGCTTTGCCAACGAAGTGATGCCTCCAAAACAGCAAGACCAATTTAAGGCTACCTTAAACCAACTAGCAGCCAATGCACTAGAAAGCTCCAAAAAAGAGCGGATAAGCGATCTTACTGCTACGGATCTTGCCCCTGAAATGAGAAAAGCATTGACCAATAAAAAAGCAAAAGGTGTACCCTTTGCCAAAAATATTCGTGATTTAACTATATGGGGGTATAAATGTACCGAGTATGTAGGCGAAGAGGTATTGGCCTATGATTCTATTCCAGGTCAATATATTCCATGCGGTGATTTAGATGAATTAACAGGAGGAAAAGCTTGGTCTATTTAAACCAAGCTTTAATCTACAAGAACCTACCAAACAAAGAGAACGAAAATGAAAAGACGCAACTTCATACAAAAAACAGCATTATCTACAGGAGCAATCTCAATGGGTTCAGGGTTATCCTATGCCTCTAATTTAGCTTCATCAAAAGATGCTCATAAATTCAATTTAAAATATGCTCCGCATTTGGGCATGTTTGAAAACCACGCGGGCAAAGACCCTATTGACCAATTGAATTTTATGGCAGACCAAGGCTTTACGGCTTTTGAGGATAATAAAATGCGTACCCGAGATGTAGCGCTACAGGAGAAAATGGCACAAACCATGCAGAAAAGAGGCATTGAAATGGGTGTTTTTGTCGCTGTTTTTTTAAAGGAAGGACATGTAGCTTCCGGCGACCCTGAAAAGCGAAAAGCCTTTTTAAAATACTGTAAAGAATCAGTAGAAGTTGCCAAACGTGTAAATGCGAAGTGGATGACGGTTGTACCGGGAAATGTGGCTGCCAAAGTTAAGGAAGGATACCAAACTGCAAATGTAATTGAAACCTTAAAACAGGCTTCGGCAATTTTTGAACCACACAATCTTACTATGGTGCTCGAACCTTTGAACTTTTTCAATCATCCCGGTGCTTTTTTAACGGATTCTCCACAGGCATATGAAATCTGCAAAGCTGTGGATTCCCCTTCATGTAAAATTCTTTTCGATATATATCATCAACAAATACAGGAAGGCAACCTCATCCCTAATATGAAAGCTTGTTGGGATGAAATAGCCTATATCCAAATTGGAGACAACCCGGGAAGAAATGAACCTACCACGGGAGAAATTAACTATTGGAATGTTCTAAAATTCATAAAGGAGAAAGGTTACAACGGTATTTTAGGCATGGAACACGGCAATTCAAGACCTGATAGGGAAGGTGAACTAGCTGTTATAAATGCGTATAAAAACGTAGATAATTTTAAATAAATTAAGACCTAAGTTTAGAAACTACAAAAAATGCAAAGAAGAAAATTTATCAGCAGATCAATACAAGCCGCAACTTTAGCATCAGTAGCCGGAGTTCCTTTTCATGGTTTTGCAGACACAACGAAATTAGATAAACGCAGTTTTTTTAAAATCTCCTTAGCGGAATGGTCATTTCATAATACACTCCGTGCCGGAAAAATGGATAATCTTGATTTTGCCGCCAAAGCTAGAAGTTTTGAATGCGAAGGTTTGGAATATGTAAATCAGTTTTTCATGGATAAGGCAAAGGATAAGACCTACCTCAAAGAAATGAATAACAGAGCCGATTCTGAAGGGGTAAAGAATGTGTTGATAATGATTGATAGAGAAGGGCAACTGGCAGATGTAGATTCCAAAAAACGTTCGCTAGCCATAGAAAACCATCACAAGTGGATTGATGCTGCTCATTTTCTAGGTTGTCATGCCATTAGAGTGAATTTAGGAGGAGGAATTGAAAAAGGAGAGGCTACAAAAGCTGCCATTGATTCATTACATAAACTTGCGGATTACTCCAAAGATTCCAATATCAATATTCTAGTTGAAAATCATGGCGGTTTCTCTTCTGATGGCGTATGGCTATCTAATGTAATGAAGAATGTAGAACGAGAAAACTGCGGCACATTGCCAGATTTTGGAAACTTTTGTATTGAAAAAAATAAAGAACGCGAATGTGTGAATGAGTATGATAAGTACAAGGGGTTTGCAGAGATTTTACCCTTCGCAAAAGGAGTAAGTGCCAAATCTATTGAGTTTGATAAAATGGGCAACGAAACAACCATTGATTATTTCAAAATGATGAAAATGGTTAAAGATTCAGGATATACCGGCTTCATAGGTATTGAATTTGGTACATCTACTGGCTCAGAAGAAGAGGGAGTTAAATTGACTAGAGACTTACTTATAAAAGCAGGCTCACAAGTTTAACAGAAACGGAATTATCAAGCAGACTAACTACTGACTTCTTTTACCAAAATTTAAGAACAAATGATTTAAACGGAAGAAATCTTTGACGATTGAAAACTCAAGTAATTTTTATAGTTGAAAACTAAAAGATATATCTTTCTTTAAATGAAAGGACTCCCTTCCTAAAACCTACAATTTAACAAAGTCTTTAAGAGGTCAAAAACTATTGATAGCGACCGCATAAAAATAATTTTATAAAAAATTGTAACGCCAAAAGATTTTGTTTCAGCTGTAATAACAAATAAACAAGGGGATTGCGAGATAAAAGCACTCTTTATTCACAAGAACTATATAGACCGAACTTCTGTACGGAGAGATACATTTAATTTACTAAAACATACATTTTACCTTAGCATTAAGATTTTTTTTGTAGTCTTCTTTTGCAAAAATTATGTACATTCATCCCTGATCTTTAATTAACCAACCAATCTCAAAAATGAACATTTAGATCATTTGTTACCCTATTAAAGACATTTCTTATACCCTGAGTATAACTCCAAAACTATATTCGCTTATTAACTCAAAATTCTCAATTTAACTTATGAAACACAAAAAACAATCGACCAAAAAACCTTTCTTGCTGCGGCTAGGGCTTTCCTTTTTAGGACTCCTACTAGCAACGGTACAGCTACATGCCCAAGACGGTACTATTAATGGTACTGTTTCGGATGACACCGGGATGCCTTTGCCCGGTGCAAACGTTTTAGTAAAAGGAACCACAACCGGTACCCAAACAGATTTTGATGGAAATTATACAATTTCTGCCTCTAGTGATGCTATTTTAGTATTTAGCTACATAGGGTTTTCCTCTCAAGAAGTACCTGTTAATAATGAATCTACCATAAATATTTCCCTTGCGGAAGATGCAAGTAAGTTAGACGAAGTGGTAGTAGTTGGTTATGGCCAACAAAAAAGAGTAAACCTTACAGGCTCAGTAACTGCTGTAGACGAAGAGGCTCTGGAAGACAGAAACGTTCAAAATGCGTTTCAAGCACTTCAAGGTCAAGCAGCCGGTCTTCAAATCTCACAGAACAGCGGTGCTCCAGGTAATGAAGGATTGAACATCAAAATACGTGGTCTTAACTCTTTTGGCAGTAACAACTCTCCTTTGGTATTAATTGATGGTGTAGAAGGTAACTTGCAGGATTTAGACCCATCTGTAATTAGCTCTATATCCGTTCTTAAAGATGCTTCCTCTGCCGCCATTTATGGTTCTCGTGCGGCAAATGGTGTTATTTTGGTGACTACCAAAACTGGTGGCAATAACAGTTTTCAAATTCAGTATAATGGTAGTGTATCAACAGAAACCTTCACTAAGGTTCCTCAAATGATATCTAATTCTGCAGATTATATGACCTTAATGAACCAAGCGTTGATAAATACACCTGGTGCTTCTGCAAATCCATATCCGCAAAATTTGATAGATGCTTATAGAAACAATCAAGGTAATCCTGCATTTCCTAATACAGACTGGTTTGATGAGGCGTCTAGAACACCAATTGTACAACGTCATG
This genomic interval from Zobellia roscoffensis contains the following:
- a CDS encoding hydroxypyruvate isomerase family protein gives rise to the protein MKRRNFIQKTALSTGAISMGSGLSYASNLASSKDAHKFNLKYAPHLGMFENHAGKDPIDQLNFMADQGFTAFEDNKMRTRDVALQEKMAQTMQKRGIEMGVFVAVFLKEGHVASGDPEKRKAFLKYCKESVEVAKRVNAKWMTVVPGNVAAKVKEGYQTANVIETLKQASAIFEPHNLTMVLEPLNFFNHPGAFLTDSPQAYEICKAVDSPSCKILFDIYHQQIQEGNLIPNMKACWDEIAYIQIGDNPGRNEPTTGEINYWNVLKFIKEKGYNGILGMEHGNSRPDREGELAVINAYKNVDNFK
- a CDS encoding GMC oxidoreductase, which translates into the protein MSKFYFNEEQSSYDAIVVGTGVSGGWAAKELCENGLKTLMLERGRMVEHIKDYTTAHMDDWDFKHGMELSIEEKAKRPKQSRTNKGKSADSYKWFVNDLDHPYNETKPFNWMRGYHVGGRSITWGRHSYRWSEIDFEANKNDGHGVDWPIRYKDIAPWYDKVETYIGVSGEKMGLRQLPDGQFLPMMELNCVEQKFRDKVYENLDGRVVTSGRIAHITGDKEFEGRTKCQFRNRCSRGCPFGGYFSSNSSTLPAAERTGNLTLRPDSIVTEVIYDPDTKKAAGVKVIDRLTKEEFVFKAKVIFLCASAIASASILMQSKSDRFPNGMGNDSDQLGRNIMDHHLGAGANGKFDGFDDKYYKGRRPGGVYIPRFKNIDAKSKSKDYLRGFGYQGGASRKNWKDSVAELTMGAELKEAILKPGGWTMGVGGFGEILPYQDNRMTLDYDNLDGWGLPTVTFDAEIRDNEFKMREDIVVQAAEMLKKAGARDINTHNSSYNIGHGIHEMGTARMGRDPKTSVLNGHNQVHEVPNVYVTDGAFMASSSCVNPSLTYMAFSARAANHAAQELKKGNI
- a CDS encoding gluconate 2-dehydrogenase subunit 3 family protein, which produces MDRRKALMQIGMSMGYVVAVPTFMSVLQSCNDSKTTTWTPQFLTPDEGVVLIGLIDSILPKTDTLSASEVNVHIFLDSFANEVMPPKQQDQFKATLNQLAANALESSKKERISDLTATDLAPEMRKALTNKKAKGVPFAKNIRDLTIWGYKCTEYVGEEVLAYDSIPGQYIPCGDLDELTGGKAWSI
- a CDS encoding alpha-L-fucosidase translates to MTTKIKLVQKVAIAFIFFTGITALHAQLKPKKFQPEWESIREGYEIPEWFRDAKFGIFLHWGPYAVPAYSSEKYPRGIYDKKWSKGGKKPYTYHREYYGEPSKFGYKDFIPDFKAEKFDADEWATLFKNAGARYVVPVAEHHDGYAMYASNHTRWNVKDTGPKKDVMRMLSEAVKKNDMKFGVSSHFARHRVYYRKDDPTWDTNDPRFYDLYGEPIGNDTLPTKKFLNLWWNRTTDIIDNYEPDLLWFDFGLDKPGFEVVHKEILAYYYNKGEEWNKGVVFQDKNMRNKSFPEDLIVLDIERGRMDGIYKYPWQTDTSIGKISWGYVSNEEYKTSNYLLDELIDIVSKNGCLLLNIGPKANGTIPAEAKKILNEMGNWLSLNGEAIYDTRPWTIFGEGPTKVETGHHSEKNNKESGPEDFRFTTKDGILYATALGWPKDGKFNIKSLAKNNPNTSKKIASVEFISGKNSMKWKQTGKGLSITVTGIKPCEAAYVFRIKLN
- a CDS encoding sugar phosphate isomerase/epimerase family protein translates to MQRRKFISRSIQAATLASVAGVPFHGFADTTKLDKRSFFKISLAEWSFHNTLRAGKMDNLDFAAKARSFECEGLEYVNQFFMDKAKDKTYLKEMNNRADSEGVKNVLIMIDREGQLADVDSKKRSLAIENHHKWIDAAHFLGCHAIRVNLGGGIEKGEATKAAIDSLHKLADYSKDSNINILVENHGGFSSDGVWLSNVMKNVERENCGTLPDFGNFCIEKNKERECVNEYDKYKGFAEILPFAKGVSAKSIEFDKMGNETTIDYFKMMKMVKDSGYTGFIGIEFGTSTGSEEEGVKLTRDLLIKAGSQV